The DNA segment TCGATACCTGGCCACTTCCTTCCAGAAAAgctggggggtgggaggagatggtgggggcaGAGGTTTTCACACTCAAAGTCATTGCATGGGTACAATTCCAGATCTCTCCCTTCTTGGAGGGCTCATCCTGCTTGTATACCTCTTGTGATGGGGAACTCCCTCTCACTTCACTGTAGATCAGGGTTGACAAACTACTAAGGCTCATAGGCCAAATTCTTCCTGTCATcgtttttgtaaatgaagttttatcgACACACAGCCATgcacattctcttacatgttgtcTCTGGCTGTTTTCACACAACAGCAGAGTGGAGTAGTTGTGGCAGAGACCACATGACCTGCAAAGCCAAAAGTAACTGCCCTCTGAGCCTTTGTGGAAGTTTGCTGCCCCTGCCTTAGATGGGGGAGCATGTGGAGGGGTTCCACCTTCGTTGTAGCCTTGGTCTCCCCTCTTGGCCTCCCCTGTCCTCCTCCTGAgggcctctgccctcccccagctGCTGGCATTACACCGCTGCCCTCCCTTTGCAGTCTCAGACACTGACCAGGGCTGACGTCGTTAACATGAGCGTGCTGTGCCTCGAAGGGAAGAGGTGGAGAATGGTGACAACCCAGGACTTCAAGCCCTTTGAGAACCGTGAGTGAGGAACCCCAGGTGGGGCTGGAACTACAGTGGGCAcctccttccctgtctcccctCTGCGGTCCCTCCTATTCTAGTGCCTGTCCACACCTGCACGTGGCCTCTCATGGTCTACTACCCTAGGGATGAAGTCCCACTCCTTACCCTGGCATTCAAGGCTGCTCAGGaccctgccctctctctctctaactctcctCTCCTTGTGGCCCCACATTCCTACAACAACCAAAGGCCAGCACCCAAATGCAACTTGTGCCCCTCCATGCCTCTGAGCCCTTGCACATGCTGGCCCTACTATCTGCAAGGCTCTTTCCATGGGGAGAATGTCCCCTTCACTCTTCAAGGCTCAATGAagggtcacctcctccaggaggccTTCCTAGACTCTCCCAGCCCTTTGTACCTCCTCTTTCAGGGTGTTTATGTCCTGGGTCATCATTGTCTCATGATGGTctgtgagctccctgagggcaaaACCGCTGCCTCATTGACCCTATGTCTCCATTCCAAGTACCCAGCACTAGCCTGATCCCAGTAGTGGTCTGGGgaggtttgttgaatgactgagtgCCCATCTCCATCCCTAGCCCTTTGCCCCTCCCCCCAAGCCTTGGAGACCATCTCTAGGGAAGAGCTGGGGCAGACGGTGAGATCCAGGTAGGGTTCTAAATGTAGCCCTGCCTTAACTGAGTGTGATCTGACTGGCAGATTTTAACATGTCTGAGCCCCCGTTTCCTCACCGGTAAAATGAGTATAATCAGTTACCTGCCATACATGGTTGTTATAAGGTGTCTGTGAGCCAGGATACAGAAAGTGCATAGTgcatgctcaataaacattaactTAGTATTTGTGTAGTACTGCAGACTCTCTGAATTATAAAAACGTTGATCAATTTAACTCCAGAATAATAAAATCTTATAATCATGAAGATTAAtaggattaaattaaattaatgagATGACCCATGTAAAACTCTTAGATCAATTCTGAGTGCAGAGAAAGGCTGCCTTGATTTATCCATTCAGCAGATGTTTAATCAAGCACCTATTTTATGTGCCAGATAGTGTTCTGGGCACCAAGGATACATCCGAGAACAAAGTCCCTGCCCTCGGGGAGCTCACAGTCTGGTGGGGGAGACAGAAGACGAATAAAGAACCAAAAACAGCTATTTCATGTCAGGTGGTGATAAGTgctaggaagaaaaataaaactggtgGGGGTGGGTAGAGAGAGCAGTGGGTGGTCAGGGAAGCCTTATCCAAACAGGCGCTACTTGAGCGGCAACCTGCGGATCCCTGGGGGAAGGGCATACCGGGAAGGAGAGTGGCAGGTGCAAAGGTGGAGGCGGGGGCACCTCTCCGCGTTATCATCTCAGCGTCACGACCCAGCATCCCCCACGCTTGctcccctttcctctcttctGCCTCCAGTTCGCCTGATGGCCCCCAACTCCCTTCAAGTCACCCACCTAGAGACCCACAGATGCAACATAACCTGGAAGGTCTCCCAGTTCTCCCACTACATAGAAAGATACCTGGAATTTGAGACCCAGACAAGGTTCCCAGGCCACAGCTGGGAGGTGAGTACACGGCCCAGTGCCAGCCTGCCCTGGTCCTCCCCCGGTCCTGGCCCCCTGTCCATCCTTCATCTCAGCAAAGCCACAGCAGCCCCCAGGCAGCCCCCGCCTCTCCTCTGAACTGCCTGCTCCAGcctccctcccccaagtgcctcctgaCAACCGAGTCCCAGCTGGTGGCAGATTCTAGGCTGGCACCAGGGCAAGTTTTACATAGCCAAGAGGCAGGCAACTGCCCTCTCTGTGAGATTCCAGAGGCCCTGGGAAGCCACCTTCCCACTCCCCAAAACCAGCATGGTCCAGGTCCACTGAGGATCTGCCCTTATTCAGTCACTTACTCATTCCTTTAGGGGCTTGCCCACTCactcaacatttactgagtacctactatgtgctggatgCCAGGGAGAGTGGAGGATGAGACTGACAAGCTCCCTGCACTCAGGGAACTTacgtggggtgggggcaggacggTTGTGAAACACAGACCAAGGGGCATTGCTAAGCACCATCATGAAAATTAAATGGGACATTGCATTTGTGGGGGGTCCCGGAACAGCTGACTTCAGACACCTGTGACCAGGGAAGGTCACTCTGAGATCTAAGGGTCAAGAAGGAGCTCACACTGCAAACATTTGGGGAGagttttccaaacagtagaaaCAGCCTCTGCAAAGGCAAGACAGTGCCTGTGTGTCCGGGCAACCAGACAGAAGCAAAGAGAGGGCTCCAGAGGTGGGAGAGGTTTCTGGAAAGATCTCTCTTTCTGGTCATGTGAATAGACTATAGCAGAGCGAGGATGGAAGCACGGAACCAAGGGTGGGAACTCAGACTtggaggcaggaggagaggagagaagaaggCTCCAGAGATGGATCCAGCTGATCGGTGGAGGGCCCTGGAtgcagtgggtgggtgggggagttAGGATGACCCTGGGGTCCGGGACCTCAGCAACTGGGTAGGATGGTGGGGGTCAGAGGAGCAGGGCGCAGCAAGCGGGGATAAAGGAAGGCACTGCTTTGCTCAGCCTCCGGGCCGGCCCTGCCCAGGTGGGGGAGGTAGGCAGGGGGTCTCCTCTGCCCTGACAGCCCTGTCTCTGCACCAGGAGAAATCCCTGAGGAGGCTCAGGCAGAACCAGCACTGGATCGCCCTGGAGACACTCACTCCGGACACAATGTATGAATTTCAAGTGCGGGTCAGGTCCCAGCAAGGAAACCGTAAGACCTGGAGCCCCTGGAGCGAACCTCTGGCCTTCAGGACAAGGCCTGCAGGTACCAGTGGGCAGCAGGGATGGGGACAGAGCTGGGACGGGGAGGGGGTGGCTGGGCTGTGGCTCTGGGCAGCTGGTGGGGAAGGCCTAAGGTGGGGTACAGAGCTCCGCTCCACTGATACTCATCTGCCATCATTGGCTCACTTGATGTGACTCTGCAGGGTGGGCAGCGTGGACATgattgtgcccattttacagatgggaacagGGGCTCCGTGAGGGGATGGGATGTGCCCATGGCTTTGTGAGTTAGTCGGGAGGCCAGAAAGGCTCTTACAGTTTCTCCGCTCTGCAATTTCAACCTCCTGGTTTCTGCAGGGTCAGGGTGGGCTGCTTTTACCTCTCTGCCTCCGTTTCTTCATCTCTACCATGGGTGCCATGATACTGAGGCAGCGTTGCTGTGCTGAAGCCATGCCGCGCCCCATGTTGGTGTGGCACACAGCAGGTCTGCTGGGCCAGCTGGGACCCTGTCAAGGCCTTGGGTCAGAGGTCAGCCTGTCCCTTTACACctggttgggggcagggggatgCTAGAGTGATCTGGGTGGGTGCAGGCGCTTCTCTAAcccctctcctgcttctcctcctgCCCAACAGGCCCTGGGAAGAAGACTCTGACCCTCCCGTGGCTGGAACACATCTTCATAGGCCTCAGCGGCGCCTTAGGATTCGTCATCCTAGTCTGCTTGCTGGCTAACTGCCGGTACACGGGGCCATGGTAAGAGCACTCCCCTCCCACCCGTCAGGCCCCGCCTGACCCACATACCTCCCCTCGCCAGGTCAGGCTCTGGGCTGAGACCCCCACTCAGACACCCCGGTGTTCTCTCTGCCCTCCAAGAGTCCTTCCTGCCTACCACCTGGCCTTTCCCTGTGATCCACCCCCAAAGATGGACCATCATGCAGCCAGCTGAGGGGAGTAGGGAGGGTAAGCCCCGGGGCTCTGCCCAGAGCATTGCTCTCAGGAGTTGGGTGGGTGTGTGCACATGCAGCCGTCTGCATGTGTGGGTCCTTGTGGGTCTATCTAGGGCTGGGCATTCACttgtttattcctttattttctgaGCCTGGCTCAGTGCCAGGCTTGGTGCTGCGTGCTGGGAACACAAGGGCAAATGAGTGGCTTCATGGAGCTCACAGTCCTGTGTGGGAAGGCAGACGCTATTAATTATACACATATACAGTGACGTGGTGTGATTAGGGTGGTGAAGGAAGGTACCAGATAGATCAGGAGCAGAAACAGGGAGAGGAACCTCAGCTGAGACGTGGCCAGGGGAGGCATACCTGAGGAAATGATTCCCTTGAAATCTGAAGGAGTTGCTAACCAGGCAGGGTAGAGGGGATGAAGATGcatcccaggcagaggaaacagcaggtgcaaaggccctgggtaGGAGGTAGGGAGCAGCAATCCAGGATCTGAGACTGCAGGGATGCCAGTGTGGCCAGAAACCAGAAGGGAGTAAGGCTGCCAGGCTTTTTAGGGCTTTGAGGCTGTGGCACACATCTTGGGGCAGATGCAACAGAGAGCAGGGCACTCAGCTTGGCAAGCAGAGCATGGGCTGGAACTCAGCCATCACTCACCACCTCTTCAAAACAACGTGCCCTGGGGTGGTACACAACCTGAACCACCATCCATGGCAGCCCTGACTAGGAGGCCCGCATTctggcctccctcctccccacctcctcctggttcactctgctccagccatcTCCATCCTGGACCACTCTGGCTTTGTGTGGTCCCCCACCGCACTTTCTTCTCTTGCGTAAAACTCTCCTCTTCGTCTCCACAGAAGGAATGGTAAAATTGCACACCTGGTTTGTGTCTATCTCCCGTGAGAATGTCAGCTCCTTGTGAGCAGGACCTTCTCTGCCCGCTGTTCTTGTATCCCCGTTGGCCAGCACAGTACCCTCCCTTGCTGGGCATTCAATCACTACTCACTGTAAACAAATGAAGGTGGCGTGGCTGCGTGGCCTGCCCTGGAGCTGTGCACTGATGGCAGAACACCGTGTCCCCCTTCCCTTctcaccctccttccctccttctcccctgTTCAGGCTGAAGAAGGTTCTGAAGTGTCACATCCCAGACCCCTCCGAGTTCTTTTCCCAGCTGAGCTCAGAGCATGGAGGAGATTTCCAGGTAGGAGTCTGGGGGTGGAATACAGAAGTAGGCAGCTTCTGTACCCAGTGGTCGCCTGGGGCTGGCTGGAGGGCGGGCAGCGGTGTGAGTGGCTGGGGAGGCAGAGCCGGAGGGAGAGGCGACAAATGCTGACGTGAGCAGCCCCCCCCGATTGCTGGGGGCCTCTTTCCCTGGCTCTAGCACCAGTGTTTTCAGACTGAATGGTACCTCCTGTCTGAGCAAGACTACCTGGGTtctaatcctggctctgccccatCCTTGCTctgagaccttgggcaagtcagagAACCTCTCTGTGCTCAGCTTCCCCCAGTAAAATGGGGAGGAGATGTGTTGCTACATGGATGGCTCTGAGAAcgttgcctggcacacagtaagtgcccaAGGGACACTAGCTAGAATTCCTGTCACCAACTGTTGGCTGAGCAGGACTTGCCAGGGACGAGTTTGCCCCACCCACGACATGTGCAGATCCGCTCCGGGGGCACAGTGCTTCCTTCAGCCCCTACAGAAGACCCCTGGGCAGGCTCCATATCCTGTCACAGGGGCTAAGGTCCTCTAGCCATTTGCAGTCAGGAAACACAGATTCCCCTGAAAAGCGCAGGCCCACAGCGCAGTAACACGGAGCCCCTTTACGGCTTACTGTctccccccagccctccccctaTTCAGCACAGGAGCTTCAAGCAgtagggggagggggtgggctgcTTCTCCCACCCTACTGTCTAGGCTCCCTGGGTCTGGGGGTCGGGGGGAGCTCAGGTTGGGGCTGCGGGGAGGTCAGGGGGAGTGCTGAGGGGCCAGAAAGCCATACTGGCCCAGAGCGACCACAAGCTGGCTTTGGAGTTCTCTATGAGGGCTGATCCAGGCCCCTTCtggaattttttggaaaacttggaaGACTTGGGATACCTTACCTACCATACTCTTGATGCAGGGTAAGGTTTCTCCTTAAAATTCCTTCTTCAGCACTAAAGGTCATGAGCTCCCCATCAATAGAGGCATTCAAGCAAGCTTTGGCTGACAATGTGTCAGAAATATGGCAGGAGTGATTCCTACATTGGAACTGGTTGGAGGCTGGACTAGATACACCTTCAGCCCTCTTCCAGAGGGAAGTCCTTTTGACTCTATGGGCCTGGGACATTTGGAGGTGGCACTGGGCTCCTTCCTGGGGAGCTGCAAACACTCTATCTTCCCATGACACCATTCCCAGACCTAGGCGCCTAGTGTGTGGAGGAGGCATCCTGGGGCCCTGGGGATGCATGATGTGGCTGGAGGTTGGGACCGGCCAAGAGAAACCCCACTCTCTGTGCATCTGACTGAGAGGTCTGCtcctctctctccaccccaggACCCTCTGCTCCACCACTGCCCTGCCCAGGACCTGGGAGTGTGCATGCCAGTGTGCAAGTGTATGTGTGAAGTGAGGCAAGTTTCTCTGTGTGCCCCACCCATCCACTTCCAGGCATTGTGGacagaggcccaggcccaggaagTGGCTGACCACACACACCTCTGAGGGGCCGTGTGAGGCCCGGCACACAGTACTGGCCTCCCCTCCTGGCCGCACGCTCCGCACGGCTGGCCCTACCCCTGCTGCCTCTTCCAATGTGGGAGCCCCGGCCCTCCCTTGCAGCATCCTGCTCTTCCTGGCCACTACCCTTCTTTGCTATGCTTAGGTCGCCCTTGCTGCCTCTTTCCCTTGGCCTTTTCTCCTGTAACACAAACTCCTGGTTTGGGGGAAGGTGTGGATTTTGTTGAGTGGTGTGTACACGTGTGTATAACAGGCATCTCAGTCCCTGGAACTCACCCTGGTCAGGGAGAACCAGATGTTTCTCCTAGTCCATTAACCCTTCTGAAATATATTCACTGGGCCCCCAGGCCCTGTGCAGGGCACAGGTGTGCAGAGGGAACCCATCAGGCCTGGTCCCTGTGCACAGGGGACCACAGCCCAGTTGCCGAGGGCCTCCAGGACTGAGGGCTGGTGGCCTTCTCAAGTGCACCCACCTAAGATCCCCACCACTCTACCCTGAGGGGTCTGCAGTTCCCCACACCTCTGCAGGTAGTCTGCATCTCACCTGTGCCAAGTGTTATCACCATTGCTTTTCTACTTGGCATCTCCCTGCCAGCCCACAGGGAGGAAGTCAGGAGAGAGGCAGCAAACTGTtatgaagctgaggctcagagaggtgcagTGACCTGCCCAGGCTTACACAGCGAGTGAAAGTAAGGGCCAGGACTGGAACCTGGGTGTCCCTACTCCTCACCAGGGCTCTCTGGACTCCAGAGCAACAGAGAAGTGCTCTGATAGGCTCTTTCCTCTCTCTGGGGAGGAAAGATATGGAGGTGAGGACTGCAGGGCACTGGGAGGGACAGGAGAATTGGGGGGCATTAGCTCCCCACCTGATATTTTCCCACAGCAGTGTGAGTAGATGTCTGGATCCCAGCTGTGCCACCAGCTGGCGGTGTGATCAGGGCCAGGCACACCCCCTCTCCGGGCATCAGTGAGGTGCCCAAGATGTGTGCTCAGGGCCCCTCTGGCATTGATTGGTTGATTCACAGTCTCTAACCAGTCCCCACCAGACACTCAGGATTCAACCCTTTGCTGTGTCCTCGGTACCGAGGGCGGCACCAGGCTCACAGTAGGTGCTGAAGAAACAGACACTCATGGACTGGGCACCTACAGCGGGCAGGAGGGCCTGTGGGCAAGCACACTTCCGGGCTGAGCAGGGGGGTCCCCAAGccagtgtggggagggagggactgtCAGGGAGGGCTTCTCAGGGGGGGCAGCCCTGAGGGGATCACTGAAGGAGGAGGGGTTAGGAGTCGGTGCTGAAGGTGTGGAGGAGCTGTTCACACTCACCCTCCGCGGCTCTTTCTCCTGGCAGAAGTGGCTCTCCTCGCCCTTCCCCTCGTCCTCCTTCAGCCCCAGCGGCGTGGCGCCGGAGATCTCCCCGCTGGAGGTGATGGACAGGGACACCAAGGCCGCACAGCTGCTCCTGCTGCAGCAGGACAAGGGGGCGCCCTTGCCCCCATCCGAGACCAGCGGCCACTCGCTGGCCAGCTGCTTCACCAACCAGGGCTACTTCTTCTTCCACCTCCCTGACGCTCTGGAGATTGAGGCCTGCCAGGTGTATTTCACCTATGACCCCTGCACCGAGGAGCCCGGTGAGGGTGGGCCCGGAGCGCCGGAGGGGTCTCTTCCCCCGCCTCTGCTGCCTCCACCAGGGCAGGACGATGCCTACTGCACCTTCCCCCCCGGGGACCACCTGCTGTTCTTCTCCCCAAGTCTCCTCAGGGGCCCAGGCCCCTCAGACACTGCCCTAGGGGTCCCTGGGGCTGGTGAAGAAAGTCTGGCCCCCTCCCTGCCAGAGGAAGCGCCCCGAGATGAGGCTACCCAGCCCCTGGGGCCTCCGTCCCCAGGAGCTCCGGACCTGGTGGACTCCCAGCCACCGCTGGAGCGTGCCCTGGGAGGGGcgggagggcagggggcaggcttCCCCTGGGCTAGTCATCTCGGACAAGGCCAGCCCAGGGCCCCCACCTCCTGCCTGACCCTCAACACCGACGCCTACCTGTCCCTCCAGGAGCTCCAGGATCGGGACCCAGCTCACTCGGTGTAGACGGAGGCCAGGGGTGGGAGGTAGGTGGCTGCCCACTGTTGCACCAGGCGCAGTTGAGGAGTCTGTCCCCGAGGCTTATCCACTCCTGTGACGTCCTGTATCCAACTGCCCCCTGGACGTCTGGGCTCAGAGGGCCCCAACCCAGCCCTGCACACTTGGCTGTTCACTTCCAAACTTCAGCTGCTGCTCCCTGGTCCTGCAGCGCAAGCCAGGAactgcggggtgggggtgggggtgtcactTTGACTCCCCCACCCGCTCATCACTCACGGAGGTCCAAGGGGTTTGCCTCTGAAGCATCCCTCCTCTCCAGGCCTGCAGCTACTCTTCAGGGAGAGTGCTCATGGTTCTCCGGGGGTCTTCAGCTCCGGCCTCCTCACTCCTTCCTGCCTCAGtctcacccctcccacccctgtgGGGGCAGCAGCGTGctatttccaaaacaaaaatgtgGCTATGCTGCCCCTTGGGTAAACCTCCCCATGGTTCCCCACGGCCCTCAGCACCACTTCCTGGCCTGGCCTTTGCCCCTCCAGCACCATGTTGGGACAGTCCCTTCTGAAACCCTCCCAATGGTCCTACTGAGCCACGTGGAGCTCCCTTGTGTCCCCATAGCTTTACACATGCTCCCTGTGCCTGGGGTGCCCCCTCCTTCCTCAACTAGGTGGAAAACTCTCCTTATCCTTCAAGTGTCACTTTCACTTCCCTTGGAGGGAGACACTGCCTCTATTAATGTGCACAAACTTCAATATTCATTGCTGGAGGGACAGGCTCTCTGGGTCACAAGGTGGCTGGAGAAGTAGCCCTGTCACTTCAGCCTTGGGATCAATGTGACCTCTGGGTGCTTGGCTACCACATCCTTAATGCTGTGGCCCAGGAATCGGCACAAACCCCCCAGCAACGTGGACCCTGCCTGGATCTTTCCACAATGGCTTCACAGGCTTATACGGCAGCCCATCCCTGAGCCCCACCCACTCCACCCTGCACCAGACAGGCCTTTTCCGCAGCTCGGGGGCTGGCACACCACCTCCAGAAGGACATCGCCAGTCACTGCACTTGACAGATTGTACTTAGCACCCCACTGCATTCCCTGGATGGATTAGTAAATATCTGGCACCACCTTGTCTGGGCACCCTGCGCCCAGCAGCCTTCACACAGGGGGTACCATCCATCTCACAGGGGCACCCTTGGGGTCTTCATCCTTCTAAGGTCAAGACTTGGAGAGGAAGAGCCCCGGGCGCACTAGGTTCCAGCATATTCGCTCCGGTGAGAGGCTCGTGCCCTCACTCGGCAGTCCTCCCCCTCCCACAGGGCTGGCCTCTTCCTTCTCGGTGCCCCCACTACCCCTCCACTTCATTTCCTCTGTCCCTGACACTGATCACACCTGGGGCGTCTGTCACAACCTTCCTCCTTGCCCAGGAATCTCAACGGGGGCCAGGACCTCCTCCCAGCTAACTGAGCTGGGAGAATGCTGGTGTTCACTCACAGACTCTGCTCGCAGTTGACTGGGCACCTGACACAAGCCAACCCATAGGCTGCCCAGTATCCAATGAGGTGACGAGAACAGAAGCTCTGTCCAATCATGGAGGCTGGGCCTGAGCTGACCAATCAGATTACTCTCAGTCTAGGACATAAGAACGTGTTGGCCTCTGTGAGCAGGTGGAGAAAGCGCCCCTGAAAGGATAGAGAGGAACTGAGCCGGGTTAGCAGAGGGTCCTGGGCTGTTGGTGCAGAGactcctgctgcccagggggctaCTACTGTTCCTTCAGGATTCCTGTTTCCCTTATGTCCAAAATAAAATCCCCTTTCCTGAGTTTGTCTGCGTCTTGGATCCTGACCATGGAGGAGCTTAATTACCCCGTGGTCCCACTTCTCACCATACAATGCCGTATGTTATGGGCCACAAGACTCCTCCATCCTGGCCGGGGTGTCAGATCCAAGCTCCGAGCCCAGATATTTGCTGTGTGTCCTGGTGCAAACTAGGAAACCTCTGCATCTCTCCACTTTTGAAGAGTTCTTGGGAGGGTTACATTTCTCAAGACCTGGCCATTTgtgttatatacatttttaatgattCGTGTGTACCATCTTTGTTATTGTATAAATATGTTTCTTTAAATCAACTCACATCAAAATacctttatttaaagaaaaaccttTATATTGCTTCTGGAAATGGAAAAACTGATGTTCACTATGAAGAAAAGGTAATTGTAAAAAgtaaatacaataaaacaaaatgtttcaGTTCATCACCTGCTGGAAATCTGTTTTACATTTAAAGGTGAAATTAACTAGTGTCGGGAAACTGTTGAAGACAGTGCCACACCAAACAGAGACATCTTCCTTGAGAGAGAGCAAACGGAGTTTAAAGGGAATAACTTTTTCACTAATAGGGGTCAGATTTTCTTATTCTGTGTCCAGGCACCATCTGAAATGGTCTcatgggaaaataaaaatgaagtataaataaaatatacttaaaaatgtattCAACATAATACAAATATAACTATAATGAAACCTGATCACAC comes from the Manis pentadactyla isolate mManPen7 chromosome 10, mManPen7.hap1, whole genome shotgun sequence genome and includes:
- the IL2RB gene encoding interleukin-2 receptor subunit beta isoform X1 is translated as MADPALSWQLSLLALLLPLAVPRASAVMNADTSKLSCFYNSRANISCVWSQDGGQQATSCHIHAQPDKRPWNRSCELLPVRPASWTCNLILGSPDSQTLTRADVVNMSVLCLEGKRWRMVTTQDFKPFENLRLMAPNSLQVTHLETHRCNITWKVSQFSHYIERYLEFETQTRFPGHSWEEKSLRRLRQNQHWIALETLTPDTMYEFQVRVRSQQGNRKTWSPWSEPLAFRTRPAGPGKKTLTLPWLEHIFIGLSGALGFVILVCLLANCRYTGPWLKKVLKCHIPDPSEFFSQLSSEHGGDFQKWLSSPFPSSSFSPSGVAPEISPLEVMDRDTKAAQLLLLQQDKGAPLPPSETSGHSLASCFTNQGYFFFHLPDALEIEACQVYFTYDPCTEEPGEGGPGAPEGSLPPPLLPPPGQDDAYCTFPPGDHLLFFSPSLLRGPGPSDTALGVPGAGEESLAPSLPEEAPRDEATQPLGPPSPGAPDLVDSQPPLERALGGAGGQGAGFPWASHLGQGQPRAPTSCLTLNTDAYLSLQELQDRDPAHSV
- the IL2RB gene encoding interleukin-2 receptor subunit beta isoform X2, with amino-acid sequence MADPALSWQLSLLALLLPLAVPRASAVMNDTSKLSCFYNSRANISCVWSQDGGQQATSCHIHAQPDKRPWNRSCELLPVRPASWTCNLILGSPDSQTLTRADVVNMSVLCLEGKRWRMVTTQDFKPFENLRLMAPNSLQVTHLETHRCNITWKVSQFSHYIERYLEFETQTRFPGHSWEEKSLRRLRQNQHWIALETLTPDTMYEFQVRVRSQQGNRKTWSPWSEPLAFRTRPAGPGKKTLTLPWLEHIFIGLSGALGFVILVCLLANCRYTGPWLKKVLKCHIPDPSEFFSQLSSEHGGDFQKWLSSPFPSSSFSPSGVAPEISPLEVMDRDTKAAQLLLLQQDKGAPLPPSETSGHSLASCFTNQGYFFFHLPDALEIEACQVYFTYDPCTEEPGEGGPGAPEGSLPPPLLPPPGQDDAYCTFPPGDHLLFFSPSLLRGPGPSDTALGVPGAGEESLAPSLPEEAPRDEATQPLGPPSPGAPDLVDSQPPLERALGGAGGQGAGFPWASHLGQGQPRAPTSCLTLNTDAYLSLQELQDRDPAHSV